The following proteins are co-located in the Acidicapsa acidisoli genome:
- the kdpF gene encoding K(+)-transporting ATPase subunit F has translation MHVDIVTIVALILSIFLLGYLVLTLLFPEKF, from the coding sequence ATGCATGTCGATATCGTCACGATAGTTGCGTTGATTCTCTCCATCTTCTTGCTGGGCTATCTGGTCCTAACCCTACTCTTCCCGGAGAAGTTCTGA
- a CDS encoding ATP-binding protein: MTIKPDPFYDRKLELAALDRAWKRHGAGGQMLLLYGRRRLGKTFLLQRYFTAGVDGNEPEKPHCYFLAEQSTATTQRLTLARQLIAAFPSEGVSAEDIAVSWNALLRYASQQANGRKKGAGRFALILDEFPYLVDQTPELPSILQAWWDREAVHSPLFIVLCGSQLSAMAALGHESAPLFGRFNAGIFHLDPLHYEDVAAFYAGSPHYGVVEKLLMYGAFGGTPRYHALVDTSRPPAEEIVTLLMQPRAILENEVRFLLGSEQIRDPAPYNAILAAIAGGETKFNGIQQLIGVERGALSGSLRTLLELGWIRREFPFGESSERRALYRVADPFLTFWYRFVAPLASALQFSDPTSVYAAQVAPRLSEYMGWSVFEEICGQWLQRNAQQRLGLNVRQMARYWSRDGRTEIDLMAERDDGTFLFGECKWRTESVTRLNDLSVLQAKVASLPEARWRNKPSYILFALGGFSPELLQLAADPAERLYLVSGPDMLPRPNDS; this comes from the coding sequence ATGACCATCAAACCAGATCCTTTTTATGATCGAAAGCTCGAACTTGCAGCCCTGGACCGCGCATGGAAGCGCCACGGAGCAGGTGGGCAGATGCTGCTCCTGTATGGACGCAGGCGGTTGGGCAAGACGTTTCTCTTGCAGCGTTACTTCACGGCTGGCGTAGACGGAAATGAACCCGAAAAGCCACACTGCTACTTTCTAGCAGAGCAGTCCACTGCCACCACACAGCGGCTCACGCTCGCCCGCCAATTGATCGCAGCATTTCCCAGTGAAGGTGTCTCCGCCGAGGATATTGCTGTTTCGTGGAACGCTCTTCTTCGCTACGCTTCGCAACAGGCAAACGGGCGCAAGAAGGGAGCAGGCCGCTTTGCTCTTATCCTCGATGAATTCCCGTACTTGGTGGACCAGACTCCGGAGTTGCCTTCCATCCTGCAAGCATGGTGGGATCGCGAGGCTGTTCATTCTCCCCTATTCATAGTTCTCTGCGGATCGCAGCTCTCCGCCATGGCCGCTCTCGGACATGAGAGCGCCCCCCTATTCGGGCGGTTCAATGCCGGAATTTTTCACCTTGACCCGCTTCACTACGAAGACGTGGCGGCCTTCTACGCAGGCAGCCCCCACTACGGCGTTGTCGAGAAGCTGCTCATGTACGGCGCTTTTGGCGGAACGCCACGCTACCACGCACTCGTCGATACGTCGCGCCCTCCAGCCGAGGAGATTGTTACGCTGCTGATGCAGCCACGCGCAATTCTGGAAAATGAAGTCCGATTCCTGCTCGGCAGCGAACAAATTCGTGACCCGGCTCCGTACAATGCCATCCTGGCTGCGATTGCCGGCGGCGAAACGAAATTTAATGGCATTCAGCAGTTGATTGGCGTGGAGCGCGGTGCCCTTTCCGGTTCCTTGCGAACATTGCTGGAACTGGGGTGGATTCGGCGTGAGTTTCCCTTCGGCGAAAGCTCGGAGCGCAGAGCCCTTTACCGTGTTGCCGATCCCTTTCTGACCTTCTGGTATCGCTTCGTCGCGCCGCTTGCCAGCGCTCTGCAATTCTCCGACCCGACTTCGGTATACGCCGCACAGGTCGCCCCGCGACTCTCCGAATACATGGGCTGGTCAGTTTTCGAAGAGATATGCGGCCAATGGCTCCAGCGGAACGCTCAACAGCGCCTCGGCCTCAACGTTCGACAGATGGCCCGATACTGGAGCCGGGATGGCCGCACGGAGATTGACCTCATGGCTGAACGCGACGACGGAACATTTCTCTTCGGCGAATGCAAATGGCGTACAGAAAGCGTTACACGGCTGAATGATCTGAGCGTCCTGCAAGCCAAGGTCGCCAGCTTGCCTGAGGCGCGTTGGCGGAACAAGCCCAGCTACATACTCTTTGCCCTGGGTGGTTTCTCTCCTGAGCTGCTCCAACTCGCCGCTGATCCGGCTGAACGGCTCTACCTCGTTTCGGGGCCCGATATGCTGCCCCGCCCGAATGATAGCTAG
- the kdpB gene encoding potassium-transporting ATPase subunit KdpB, which produces MADKKSLWSIDILRTASIDAVRKLNPRLMVKNPVMFVVEVGSVLTTALLIADTIHHRAGLGFNLQITLWLWFTVLFANFAEAMAEGRGKAQADTLRKAKGETIARKYNVHGVLEDVTSSLLRAGDLIYVEAGQFIAGDGEVVEGVASVDESAITGESAPVIREAGGDRSAVTGGTKVLSDFIKVKITSNPGETFLDRMIALVEGATRQKTPNEIALSILLSGLTIIFLLAVVTLQPFAIYSKAPQTVFVLVSLLVCLIPTTIGGLLSAIGIAGMDRLVQYNVLAMSGRAVEAAGDVSTLLLDKTGTITLGNRQATEFYPAPDVSQERLADAAQLSSLSDETPEGRSIVVLAKEKYGLRGRDLSSIHAEFVPFTAQTRMSGVDLPGSRIRKGSVDAISHFLEEQGSSLPRKVRDQVDEIARAGGTPLVVAENATALGVIYLKDIVKGGLKDRLARLRAMGIRTIMITGDNPLTAAVIAREAGVDDFLAEAKPKDKMDLIKREQAKGKLVAMTGDGTNDAPALAQADVGVAMNSGTQAAKEAGNMVDLDSNPTKLIEIVEIGKQLLMTRGALTTFSIANDVAKYFAIIPAMFAGVFPVLNALNIMHLATPQSAILSAVIFNAVIIIALIPLALKGVKYEPKAAAILLRQNLLVYGVGGVIVPFIGIKAIDLVLVALHLA; this is translated from the coding sequence ATGGCAGACAAGAAGAGTCTTTGGAGTATTGATATTTTGCGCACGGCATCGATCGATGCTGTGCGCAAACTGAATCCACGGTTGATGGTGAAGAACCCCGTCATGTTTGTAGTGGAGGTCGGCAGTGTGCTGACAACGGCGCTGCTCATCGCCGATACGATTCATCATCGCGCTGGGCTTGGTTTCAATCTGCAAATCACGCTGTGGCTCTGGTTCACTGTGCTCTTTGCTAACTTTGCGGAGGCTATGGCCGAGGGGCGAGGCAAGGCGCAGGCAGATACCTTGCGCAAGGCCAAGGGCGAGACGATCGCGCGCAAGTACAACGTCCATGGCGTGCTGGAAGACGTGACCAGCAGCTTGTTGCGTGCTGGAGATCTCATCTACGTTGAGGCAGGCCAATTCATCGCTGGCGACGGCGAAGTGGTTGAAGGCGTGGCCTCAGTGGATGAGTCGGCTATTACCGGCGAGTCCGCGCCGGTGATCCGCGAAGCGGGCGGCGACCGCTCGGCTGTTACGGGAGGCACGAAAGTGCTTTCGGACTTCATCAAGGTCAAGATCACTTCGAATCCAGGCGAGACGTTTCTCGATCGCATGATCGCGCTGGTGGAAGGCGCAACGCGGCAGAAAACGCCGAATGAGATTGCGCTGAGCATCCTGCTATCAGGCTTGACGATCATCTTCCTTCTGGCTGTGGTTACACTGCAGCCGTTCGCAATCTATTCGAAGGCTCCGCAGACAGTATTCGTACTGGTTTCTCTGCTGGTCTGCCTGATTCCGACTACGATTGGTGGACTGCTCTCGGCGATCGGAATTGCGGGCATGGACAGGCTTGTTCAATACAACGTGCTGGCGATGAGCGGACGTGCTGTGGAAGCCGCCGGCGATGTGAGTACGCTGCTGCTGGACAAGACCGGGACCATCACGTTGGGCAATCGGCAGGCAACGGAGTTCTATCCCGCGCCCGATGTAAGCCAGGAGAGGCTGGCGGATGCTGCGCAGCTTTCTTCTCTGTCGGATGAGACGCCGGAAGGGCGGTCGATTGTGGTGCTGGCCAAGGAGAAGTACGGCCTGCGCGGTCGCGATCTTTCCAGCATCCATGCAGAGTTTGTACCCTTCACTGCGCAGACGCGTATGTCTGGCGTGGACCTGCCTGGGTCGCGCATTCGTAAAGGCTCGGTGGATGCGATTTCTCACTTTCTGGAAGAGCAGGGATCGAGTCTTCCGCGCAAGGTTCGCGACCAGGTGGATGAGATTGCCCGCGCGGGTGGCACGCCGCTGGTGGTGGCTGAGAACGCGACTGCGCTGGGTGTGATCTATCTGAAGGACATCGTCAAGGGTGGGTTGAAGGATCGGCTGGCGCGGCTGCGTGCGATGGGTATTCGCACCATCATGATCACTGGCGACAATCCGCTGACGGCGGCGGTGATTGCGCGTGAGGCAGGCGTGGACGATTTCCTGGCCGAGGCGAAGCCTAAAGACAAGATGGATCTGATCAAGCGCGAACAGGCTAAGGGCAAATTGGTGGCGATGACCGGCGACGGCACCAACGATGCTCCAGCGCTGGCGCAGGCCGATGTGGGCGTGGCGATGAATTCGGGCACACAGGCGGCGAAGGAAGCCGGCAACATGGTCGATCTCGATTCGAACCCGACCAAGCTGATTGAGATTGTGGAGATTGGCAAGCAGTTGCTGATGACTCGCGGTGCGCTTACAACATTTTCAATCGCCAACGATGTAGCTAAATATTTTGCTATCATTCCGGCGATGTTTGCGGGCGTGTTCCCTGTACTCAATGCGTTGAACATCATGCATCTGGCGACGCCGCAGTCGGCGATTCTTTCTGCAGTGATTTTCAACGCCGTGATCATCATTGCGCTGATTCCGCTGGCGCTCAAAGGTGTGAAGTACGAACCGAAGGCCGCTGCTATATTGCTGCGCCAGAATTTACTGGTCTACGGCGTGGGCGGCGTTATCGTTCCATTCATAGGCATCAAGGCCATCGACCTTGTATTGGTCGCGCTGCATCTGGCTTAA
- the kdpC gene encoding potassium-transporting ATPase subunit KdpC, whose protein sequence is MHSVWKTSIRFTLVTTVLLGLAYPLVMTGIAGVLFPRQAGGSLILKDGQVIGSSLLAQSFTSDRYFHPRPSAAGNGYDATSSGGSNLAQSNQKLVQRIQGDIDKLAAQNASKPVPIDLVTTSGSGLDPDITPDSAYYEAHRVALARHISDDTINKLVAAHITPRTLGVLGEPRVNVLELNLDLDKSDR, encoded by the coding sequence GTGCATTCGGTCTGGAAGACTTCAATTCGTTTCACGCTGGTCACTACGGTATTACTGGGACTGGCTTATCCTCTGGTTATGACGGGTATCGCAGGTGTACTTTTTCCGCGTCAGGCAGGGGGCAGTCTCATTCTCAAGGACGGCCAAGTTATCGGCTCGTCTCTATTGGCACAGAGCTTCACCAGCGATCGTTATTTTCATCCGCGGCCGTCGGCGGCAGGCAATGGTTATGATGCCACCAGTTCAGGCGGTTCCAATCTTGCGCAGTCGAATCAGAAGCTGGTGCAGCGTATTCAGGGAGATATCGACAAACTCGCGGCGCAAAACGCCAGCAAACCTGTGCCGATTGACTTAGTAACGACCTCAGGATCTGGGCTCGATCCGGATATCACTCCCGACTCGGCTTATTACGAGGCGCATCGCGTGGCGCTCGCTCGCCATATTAGTGACGACACGATTAACAAGCTCGTTGCTGCGCATATTACTCCTCGTACGCTCGGAGTCCTGGGCGAGCCCAGAGTGAATGTGCTGGAGCTCAATCTAGACCTCGACAAAAGCGATCGGTGA
- a CDS encoding helix-turn-helix domain-containing protein, whose amino-acid sequence MLHKEAGKIEQNGLIGRRLLNVREAALYLGLEVDTIYKKSRLREVPCVKVGRALRFDVKALERYIEQHTIETID is encoded by the coding sequence ATGCTTCACAAAGAGGCGGGCAAAATAGAGCAAAATGGACTCATCGGTAGGCGGCTCCTGAATGTCAGGGAGGCAGCCCTTTATCTCGGCCTCGAAGTGGATACGATCTACAAGAAATCGCGGTTACGGGAAGTTCCCTGCGTCAAGGTCGGTCGTGCGTTGCGGTTCGATGTGAAGGCGCTAGAGCGCTACATCGAGCAACACACAATCGAAACCATTGACTGA
- a CDS encoding tyrosine-type recombinase/integrase has translation MSIKKKADGLYLVRWREGGRYRSLQVNGGLELAKKIERKKLSARDENRHLDVKKEINYRMSYLIDRYWDIFGSKKASADREISIVEGIRAELGRLFVREADGAAMQRWYENLTGKRGLAANTAVRHFNVMHHMMEKAATIWSKDTGIEKNPADMVEVLRPDDTRERFLSKEELERLKVALDERMLQKGTKDLNRTNLRMRLIVLIALATGMRSTEIHRLCWSDVMFGEGLIAVRARLKKGKVRYVPMAPQLAEELRSYPVVENEDRLFPPTRGKSKSGRQRLEGSFEDLLLRVRIRHFRFHDLRHTFASWYMMIGGDLYELAKILGHANIKMTERYAKLGRAHIAKTGVTAKAILDLLGSSHLQTEEQQALTA, from the coding sequence ATGTCCATCAAGAAGAAGGCTGACGGGCTCTATCTGGTCCGCTGGCGTGAGGGAGGAAGGTACAGGAGCCTGCAAGTTAACGGCGGGCTCGAATTGGCTAAGAAAATCGAGCGGAAGAAACTGTCCGCTCGCGACGAAAACCGGCATCTCGACGTTAAGAAAGAGATCAACTACCGCATGTCGTATTTGATTGACCGTTATTGGGACATCTTCGGCAGCAAGAAGGCCTCGGCGGATCGCGAGATCTCAATCGTGGAAGGCATCCGGGCGGAGCTCGGCCGTCTGTTTGTCCGCGAAGCCGACGGCGCCGCCATGCAACGCTGGTATGAGAACCTCACCGGCAAGCGCGGCCTCGCGGCCAATACGGCCGTCCGGCATTTCAACGTCATGCACCACATGATGGAGAAGGCCGCGACGATCTGGTCGAAGGATACCGGTATCGAGAAAAATCCAGCCGATATGGTCGAGGTTCTGCGGCCTGATGACACGCGGGAGCGCTTCCTTTCAAAGGAAGAGCTCGAACGGCTGAAGGTGGCACTCGATGAAAGGATGTTGCAGAAAGGCACGAAGGACCTCAACCGGACGAATCTCCGGATGCGGCTCATCGTACTGATCGCGCTCGCTACGGGCATGCGCTCGACAGAGATTCATCGTCTCTGCTGGTCGGATGTAATGTTCGGTGAGGGACTCATCGCTGTGCGCGCCAGGCTCAAAAAGGGCAAGGTGCGTTATGTACCGATGGCTCCGCAACTCGCCGAGGAGCTTCGCAGCTACCCGGTCGTCGAGAACGAAGATCGTCTCTTTCCGCCGACACGGGGCAAGAGCAAAAGTGGAAGGCAAAGGCTAGAAGGCAGCTTTGAAGACTTGCTTTTAAGGGTCCGGATCAGACATTTCCGCTTCCATGATCTACGGCACACTTTTGCGTCCTGGTACATGATGATCGGCGGCGATCTTTACGAGCTGGCGAAGATCCTCGGGCACGCGAACATCAAGATGACGGAGCGGTACGCAAAACTCGGACGTGCGCATATCGCCAAAACGGGAGTCACGGCAAAGGCGATTCTGGACTTGCTCGGAAGCAGCCATTTGCAGACGGAAGAACAACAAGCGCTCACGGCCTAG
- a CDS encoding outer membrane beta-barrel protein — MNNTFRTAILFGVGIGAFALQFTCQAQSSTSSSDKVTSQQTGPVTQLLAAVSGEQPVTPAAAPAKAAPETSTVDPVAATPTVPKIPLNNEVIARELAEMKARIAQLEAELKESKDAGDAVTADKDVNALRAAEAATTSGVTSSSTAGITQDSAAPATAAAPEISSQITTKGEPFPGDWTWLNSNGHASDSPMSTKYFTPEFRADTNYTLDYNHPKDDSLGGSTETFRSDEFQVEQLSFGGDIHINNVRGRFLTMYGMFATTTPRNDASPNRGQWNLADAYRYISEAWGGYHWDVAHGLNVDAGIFVSYIGLFSYYNADNWTYQPSFVSSNTPWFFNGLRVQYFPTKKLKIEPWIINGWQSYARTNGKPGLGGQILWRPKPYLDFVWNNYGLGEDAAGFPGRSRIHADYSAQVKYYDQPTKFFDKAAFTVTGDLGCEYGGGPSSGAYDPKGNSPEMGSSSTYTGGVNCMNSKNGRPKQAFIGWMAYERMWFKKDLYAVTLGGGQMNNPGRYLTLLPPINGATATTGTPYFTENGGDRAQMHDGTITFDYMPSQFITFRLEEGYRYSDVPYWTGRGGITPPGGNNGNPAHYQCAAGGDSGFGYGALTAAETFCGGTGAGTSAIWWPDLRTNQTVTTGAIMVRF, encoded by the coding sequence ATGAACAATACTTTCAGGACGGCCATCCTATTCGGAGTTGGAATCGGCGCTTTCGCTCTTCAGTTCACATGCCAAGCGCAAAGCTCGACTTCATCCTCGGACAAAGTCACTTCGCAACAAACCGGACCCGTTACGCAATTACTGGCGGCAGTCAGCGGAGAGCAGCCGGTAACCCCGGCGGCCGCGCCGGCCAAAGCCGCGCCGGAAACCTCCACCGTTGACCCGGTTGCTGCGACGCCCACAGTACCGAAGATCCCACTCAACAATGAAGTTATCGCGAGGGAACTCGCCGAAATGAAAGCGCGCATCGCGCAGCTTGAAGCGGAGTTGAAGGAGAGCAAAGACGCAGGTGACGCCGTGACGGCGGATAAGGACGTCAACGCATTGCGTGCGGCCGAGGCTGCAACAACCAGCGGAGTTACCAGCAGTTCGACGGCAGGCATAACGCAAGATTCTGCTGCTCCGGCAACAGCAGCGGCTCCCGAGATCAGCTCTCAAATCACCACCAAAGGCGAACCATTTCCTGGAGACTGGACATGGCTCAACAGCAACGGGCATGCATCGGACAGCCCAATGAGCACCAAGTACTTTACGCCTGAATTTCGTGCCGATACGAACTACACGCTGGATTACAACCACCCGAAGGATGACTCGCTTGGCGGTTCGACGGAGACCTTTCGTTCCGATGAGTTTCAAGTCGAACAGTTGAGCTTCGGCGGCGACATTCACATCAACAATGTGCGCGGCAGATTTCTGACCATGTACGGCATGTTTGCCACGACGACTCCACGGAACGACGCCAGCCCTAATCGCGGCCAATGGAATCTGGCTGATGCGTATAGATACATCTCTGAAGCCTGGGGCGGCTATCACTGGGATGTTGCTCATGGTTTGAACGTGGATGCCGGCATCTTCGTCTCGTACATTGGTCTTTTCAGCTATTACAACGCAGACAATTGGACCTACCAGCCCTCGTTCGTCTCCTCCAACACCCCTTGGTTCTTCAACGGCCTACGCGTCCAATACTTCCCGACGAAGAAATTGAAGATCGAGCCGTGGATCATCAATGGCTGGCAATCGTATGCCCGCACTAATGGTAAGCCTGGTCTTGGCGGCCAGATCTTGTGGCGTCCTAAACCCTATCTCGATTTCGTGTGGAATAATTACGGTCTTGGCGAAGACGCCGCCGGTTTCCCTGGCCGCTCGCGCATCCATGCCGACTATAGTGCGCAAGTGAAGTACTACGACCAACCAACGAAGTTCTTTGACAAGGCAGCCTTCACGGTCACAGGTGACTTGGGTTGCGAGTATGGCGGCGGTCCTTCCAGCGGAGCCTACGATCCGAAGGGTAACTCTCCTGAGATGGGGTCGAGTTCAACCTATACGGGTGGCGTGAACTGCATGAACAGCAAGAATGGCCGGCCGAAGCAGGCTTTCATCGGCTGGATGGCCTATGAGCGCATGTGGTTCAAGAAAGACCTATATGCTGTGACCTTGGGCGGCGGTCAGATGAATAACCCTGGACGTTACCTCACCCTGCTGCCTCCGATCAACGGCGCAACAGCGACAACCGGTACCCCTTACTTTACAGAGAACGGCGGGGATCGCGCTCAGATGCATGACGGGACTATCACCTTCGACTACATGCCCAGTCAATTCATTACCTTCCGGTTGGAGGAAGGCTATCGCTACTCCGACGTCCCGTACTGGACTGGCCGCGGCGGCATTACGCCTCCAGGCGGCAACAACGGCAACCCGGCGCACTATCAATGCGCAGCGGGCGGAGATTCCGGCTTCGGTTACGGTGCGCTTACGGCCGCGGAGACTTTCTGCGGCGGCACTGGCGCTGGTACCAGTGCAATCTGGTGGCCTGACTTGAGAACCAACCAGACCGTTACAACGGGTGCGATCATGGTCCGATTTTAA
- the kdpA gene encoding potassium-transporting ATPase subunit KdpA, translating into MSANGWLQFALFSLILFASVRPVGIYLSRVLEGERTWLDLVLRPVERLIYKLSGVNSKDEMTWRQYAFAVLGFSAVSMLMTYGIERLQAFLPWNPQKLANLGPDLAWNTAASFTTNTNWQSYTPETTMSYLTQMVGLAYHNFGSAAVGIAVAVALIRGIKRTTSGTIGNFWVDATRTILYVLLPASVIYALVLVTQGVPQNLHGYTIAHTLEQPSQIQTIAQGPVASQEAIKMLGTNGGGFFNANSAHPFENPTPLSNLLQMLSIFIIPAGLTYTLGRMTGSPGHGWAVLAAMYVLFVAGFATVYWAESQPHSLIHGAAQTGTLTAPAGNMEGKEVRFGVSQSALFATITTDASCGAVNGMHDSFTPLGGMVVLTNIMLGEVIFGGVGSGLYGILIFVVQAVFIAGLMVGRTPEYLGKKIESYDVKMTMLYVLIFPLIILTLTAVFLLSPNVGLSSLNNSGPHGMTEILYAFTSGAGNNGSAFMGLNANTWWYNVALGWTMLGGRLLMLIPVLALAGNLAQKKSVPPSPGTFPVNTSLFTVLLVSVILILGALTFFPALSLGPILEHLLLKSGQLF; encoded by the coding sequence ATGTCTGCCAACGGTTGGTTGCAGTTTGCTCTCTTCTCCTTGATTTTGTTTGCGAGCGTGCGTCCTGTGGGCATATATCTGTCCCGCGTGCTGGAAGGAGAGCGCACTTGGTTGGATCTGGTGCTCCGCCCCGTAGAACGGCTCATCTACAAGCTATCCGGGGTTAATTCAAAGGATGAAATGACTTGGCGCCAGTATGCCTTCGCGGTTCTGGGCTTTTCGGCCGTTAGCATGCTGATGACCTACGGTATCGAGCGGCTGCAAGCGTTCTTGCCGTGGAATCCCCAAAAACTCGCCAACTTGGGTCCAGACCTGGCTTGGAATACAGCTGCAAGCTTTACAACGAACACCAACTGGCAGTCCTACACGCCCGAAACGACCATGAGCTATCTCACGCAAATGGTCGGCCTCGCATATCACAACTTCGGGAGTGCGGCGGTAGGCATTGCAGTCGCAGTGGCTTTGATCCGTGGAATCAAGCGAACGACCTCCGGCACCATCGGCAATTTCTGGGTGGATGCGACGCGAACTATCCTCTATGTTCTGCTGCCAGCATCGGTGATCTACGCACTGGTTTTGGTCACACAAGGGGTTCCGCAGAACCTGCATGGCTACACGATAGCCCATACGCTTGAGCAACCGTCGCAGATCCAGACGATTGCCCAGGGGCCGGTGGCTTCGCAGGAAGCCATCAAGATGTTGGGAACCAACGGCGGAGGATTCTTCAATGCCAACAGCGCCCATCCCTTTGAAAACCCCACGCCGCTCTCGAACCTTCTCCAGATGCTCTCCATCTTTATTATTCCAGCAGGCCTGACTTATACGCTAGGCCGCATGACCGGATCGCCTGGCCACGGATGGGCTGTACTGGCCGCGATGTATGTGCTGTTTGTTGCTGGCTTCGCGACGGTCTACTGGGCCGAGTCGCAACCCCATTCGCTCATTCATGGAGCCGCCCAGACAGGCACCCTGACAGCGCCTGCCGGCAATATGGAGGGCAAAGAAGTGCGCTTCGGCGTCTCGCAGTCGGCGCTCTTCGCAACCATCACTACGGACGCCAGTTGCGGCGCGGTCAACGGAATGCACGACAGCTTTACCCCGTTGGGTGGCATGGTGGTGCTGACCAACATCATGCTCGGCGAGGTGATCTTTGGCGGTGTGGGCTCAGGTCTCTACGGCATTCTTATCTTTGTAGTCCAGGCAGTGTTCATCGCTGGCCTCATGGTGGGACGCACGCCCGAATATTTGGGAAAGAAAATCGAGTCCTATGACGTGAAGATGACCATGCTCTACGTGCTCATCTTTCCGCTCATCATCCTCACTCTCACTGCCGTCTTCCTGCTCTCGCCCAACGTCGGTCTTTCCAGCTTGAATAACAGCGGTCCTCACGGAATGACGGAAATTCTTTACGCCTTCACATCTGGTGCTGGAAACAACGGCTCGGCCTTCATGGGTTTGAATGCCAATACCTGGTGGTACAACGTGGCCCTCGGATGGACCATGCTTGGTGGACGGCTCCTCATGCTCATTCCGGTACTGGCTTTGGCCGGTAACCTCGCTCAGAAAAAGAGCGTACCGCCTTCGCCAGGAACTTTCCCAGTGAACACTTCACTCTTCACTGTGCTCCTGGTGAGCGTGATTTTGATTTTGGGTGCGTTAACATTCTTTCCGGCGCTGAGCCTTGGGCCCATATTGGAGCACCTGCTGCTCAAGTCAGGCCAGTTATTTTAA
- a CDS encoding cation:proton antiporter, whose product MAMLAVGLVSFTVLGLAMTAGSLLPGFDWESAVLLGAVVAATDAIAATSIARRVGLPQRIVYAPVP is encoded by the coding sequence ATTGCGATGCTCGCGGTAGGACTGGTGTCGTTCACGGTTCTGGGGCTGGCGATGACAGCGGGATCATTGTTGCCTGGGTTTGATTGGGAATCCGCAGTGCTGTTGGGCGCGGTCGTGGCCGCGACGGACGCCATTGCGGCGACCTCAATCGCTCGGAGAGTAGGACTGCCGCAACGCATCGTCTACGCCCCTGTGCCATAA
- a CDS encoding IS30 family transposase, whose protein sequence is MRRSYTHLAVQERALIETQLKLGMSPAAIAAGLMRAPSTVTREIRRNGWLAPAELSRLGRTRIAGGYRCVAADRRARLLAAKPRVARKLILGNPLWIVVVDHLRHGLSPAQIGSTLARMPDPVQLSYETIYTALYTMPRGHLRSSLLALMRRRHRARRPHRRQDGRSKPSIPEMTLIDQRSVEIRMRLIPGHWEGDLIIGKGNLSQVGTLVERTTPFVALVKLTSSKADVTAQAFTEILNRFDSQLRRSMTFDQGSEMRHHKTLTANTGVDVYFAHPHAPWERGISENTNGLLRQYLPKGTDLSLFSQDQLDDIAWRLNTQPRKTLGWKAPAELFLPEDAFDFVQHWSPKINHVALVP, encoded by the coding sequence ATGCGGAGAAGCTACACTCACCTTGCGGTTCAGGAACGTGCGCTTATAGAGACGCAGTTGAAGTTGGGCATGAGTCCAGCGGCGATCGCCGCTGGACTCATGCGAGCGCCTTCCACCGTCACCCGCGAGATACGGCGGAACGGTTGGCTGGCCCCTGCAGAGCTGTCTCGCCTGGGTAGAACCAGGATTGCCGGAGGATACAGATGCGTCGCAGCCGACCGGCGAGCCCGTCTACTGGCTGCCAAGCCGCGTGTAGCGCGCAAGCTGATCCTCGGCAACCCGCTATGGATCGTCGTGGTCGATCATCTCCGCCATGGCTTGAGTCCGGCCCAGATTGGGTCCACACTGGCTCGTATGCCTGACCCGGTTCAGCTCTCATACGAGACCATCTACACCGCGCTCTACACTATGCCGCGGGGGCATCTGCGGTCCAGCCTTCTGGCTCTGATGCGCCGCCGGCATCGCGCCAGAAGGCCACACCGCCGCCAGGATGGGCGCAGCAAGCCGTCGATTCCCGAGATGACCCTCATCGATCAGAGGTCCGTCGAGATCCGGATGCGCCTCATTCCCGGTCATTGGGAGGGCGATTTGATTATCGGCAAGGGCAACCTCTCGCAGGTCGGCACGCTGGTAGAACGTACTACCCCGTTTGTCGCCCTGGTCAAGCTGACAAGTAGCAAGGCCGACGTTACGGCCCAGGCCTTCACAGAGATACTCAACCGATTCGACAGCCAGCTACGCCGTTCCATGACCTTCGACCAAGGCTCCGAGATGAGGCACCACAAGACCCTGACGGCCAACACCGGCGTCGACGTCTATTTTGCACATCCCCATGCTCCCTGGGAGCGCGGCATCAGCGAAAACACCAACGGACTGCTCCGACAATACCTGCCTAAAGGAACCGACCTGTCCCTGTTTTCCCAGGATCAGCTGGATGACATTGCATGGCGGCTCAACACCCAGCCAAGAAAAACCCTGGGATGGAAAGCGCCCGCTGAACTCTTCCTACCAGAAGACGCTTTCGACTTCGTTCAACACTGGTCACCTAAAATCAACCACGTTGCACTTGTACCTTGA